One genomic region from Vicinamibacteria bacterium encodes:
- a CDS encoding ATP-binding protein, producing the protein MDESHTMHSHPFTERLTKRAREALSVTGLPSWGSAHALWRLTFVGGAIAATTIAHFVTPVEVFVLHNIFQRLYYVPIFAAAYWFGLPGAMAASIVSAASYLPHIVLDWGAMEGAHDEYLQAQYAELVMFQVVAFIAGQLARSEHRLRETQQRTSRELAGAYQKLRESFEHLKRADKLSSLGELSAGIAHEIKNPLASIKGSLEILASEFPLQHPKREFVDIMEKELEQLNRIVTEFLDFARTPRPVKALCDLRELASSVRVLCSQEAARHSVDLSVAAPATLPEVNVDASQVQQALLNVVLNGIQAMPKGGRLGVNLACSNGGIQMEIRDEGPGVRRDDRTRIFDPFFTTKARGTGLGLPIARKLIRAQGGDIRLLEESGQQGAAFVIDLPAGR; encoded by the coding sequence ATGGATGAGTCGCATACGATGCATTCCCATCCTTTCACGGAGCGCCTGACGAAGCGAGCTCGCGAGGCGTTGTCGGTAACCGGGCTGCCGAGCTGGGGGAGCGCTCATGCCTTGTGGCGTCTGACGTTCGTGGGGGGTGCCATCGCCGCGACGACCATCGCGCATTTCGTCACCCCGGTGGAAGTCTTCGTGCTCCACAACATATTCCAGCGGCTCTACTACGTGCCGATCTTCGCCGCCGCTTACTGGTTCGGGCTCCCCGGAGCGATGGCGGCGTCGATCGTTTCCGCGGCGAGCTACCTGCCCCACATCGTGCTCGACTGGGGAGCGATGGAGGGCGCGCACGACGAGTACCTCCAGGCGCAGTATGCCGAGCTCGTCATGTTTCAGGTGGTCGCGTTCATCGCCGGGCAGCTCGCCCGATCGGAGCATCGCCTGCGCGAAACCCAACAACGCACGTCGCGAGAGCTCGCGGGCGCCTACCAGAAGCTTCGAGAAAGTTTCGAGCACCTAAAGCGCGCCGACAAGCTCTCGTCCCTGGGCGAGCTATCGGCTGGAATCGCCCATGAGATCAAGAACCCCCTCGCTTCGATCAAGGGGTCTCTCGAGATCCTGGCCTCGGAGTTTCCGCTCCAACACCCGAAGCGCGAGTTCGTCGACATCATGGAGAAAGAGCTCGAACAGCTCAACCGGATCGTCACTGAGTTTCTCGATTTCGCCCGCACGCCTCGCCCGGTGAAGGCCCTCTGCGACCTTCGCGAGCTGGCCTCTTCGGTCAGGGTTCTCTGCTCCCAGGAGGCGGCAAGACATTCCGTCGACCTTTCGGTCGCCGCTCCCGCTACCTTACCCGAGGTAAACGTCGACGCCTCGCAAGTACAACAAGCTCTTTTGAACGTCGTCCTCAACGGAATCCAGGCGATGCCGAAGGGTGGCCGATTGGGGGTGAACCTGGCTTGCTCGAACGGAGGGATCCAAATGGAGATCCGCGACGAGGGCCCGGGTGTCCGTCGCGACGACCGCACCCGAATCTTCGATCCCTTCTTTACCACGAAGGCGCGAGGCACCGGACTCGGTCTTCCCATCGCGCGGAAGCTCATCCGCGCCCAGGGAGGGGACATCCGATTGCTCGAGGAGAGCGGGCAACAGGGCGCGGCTTTCGTCATCGATCTGCCGGCAGGGAGATAG
- a CDS encoding sigma-54 dependent transcriptional regulator — protein MSERVLIVDDDASFRRVVEYSLQEERYETSSFGDAREALQAFLETEFSVVITDMRMPGLSGLDLLARMQAVAPEVPIVVVTGHPEVDNAVEAMREGAFDYLQKPMNRDELKLVVRRALEMRKLKHENRELRRAISERLQFEKMIGVSQAMQKVFAVAAQSARVDSTVLLLGESGTGKELLAKAIHFDSPRKDGHFAVVNCGAIPATLLESELFGHTRGAFTGATSDRVGKVEAAQGGTVFLDEIGDMEPQLQVKLLRLLQEKEIDKIGAANPIKVDIRIIAATNRPLDKLAQRHEFREDLYYRLSVIPITLPPLRERQEDIPLLAKFFLNKYAGQFGKKLSFDRKVLRAFDAYSWPGNVRELENLMERLAALTEEGRIKVEDLPRFVTEPASEVGDFIVNVPPDGVAMDEVEEYLIREALERNDWNQTRAARFLRITRNTLIYRMQKYRLSSREHSRAAGALQESR, from the coding sequence ATGAGTGAACGGGTCCTGATCGTGGATGACGATGCGAGCTTCCGCCGCGTCGTCGAGTACAGCCTCCAGGAGGAGCGCTACGAAACGTCCAGCTTCGGGGACGCTCGAGAGGCCCTCCAGGCCTTTCTCGAAACCGAGTTCTCCGTGGTCATCACCGACATGCGCATGCCTGGGCTCAGCGGTCTCGACCTCCTCGCGCGCATGCAGGCGGTCGCGCCCGAGGTCCCCATCGTCGTCGTGACCGGGCATCCCGAGGTCGACAATGCCGTCGAGGCCATGCGGGAAGGTGCATTCGACTATCTGCAGAAGCCGATGAACCGTGACGAGCTCAAGCTCGTCGTCAGGCGAGCCCTGGAGATGCGGAAGCTCAAGCACGAGAACCGTGAGCTCCGTCGGGCGATCTCGGAGCGGCTTCAATTCGAGAAGATGATCGGGGTGTCCCAGGCGATGCAGAAGGTCTTCGCGGTCGCGGCACAGTCGGCGCGCGTTGACTCCACGGTCTTGCTTCTCGGGGAGAGCGGCACGGGCAAGGAGCTCCTCGCCAAAGCGATCCATTTCGACAGTCCACGCAAGGACGGTCATTTCGCCGTCGTGAACTGCGGCGCGATTCCGGCAACCCTTCTGGAGTCCGAGCTCTTCGGCCACACCCGAGGGGCATTCACCGGAGCAACGAGCGACCGCGTTGGGAAGGTCGAAGCGGCGCAGGGGGGGACGGTTTTCCTCGACGAGATCGGCGATATGGAGCCGCAGCTACAGGTCAAGCTGCTGCGACTTCTTCAAGAGAAGGAGATCGACAAGATCGGCGCGGCGAATCCCATCAAGGTGGACATCCGGATCATCGCCGCCACGAACCGCCCCCTGGACAAGCTCGCGCAACGGCACGAATTTCGCGAGGATCTCTATTACCGCCTCAGCGTGATTCCGATAACCCTGCCGCCTCTGCGTGAGCGGCAAGAGGATATTCCTCTGCTCGCCAAGTTCTTCCTCAACAAGTACGCGGGACAGTTCGGAAAGAAACTCTCCTTCGATCGCAAGGTCCTCAGAGCCTTCGACGCCTATTCCTGGCCGGGGAACGTTCGGGAGCTCGAGAATCTCATGGAACGTCTGGCGGCACTTACCGAGGAGGGCCGGATCAAGGTCGAGGATTTACCCCGCTTCGTGACCGAGCCGGCTTCCGAGGTCGGCGATTTCATCGTGAACGTTCCACCCGATGGTGTCGCCATGGACGAGGTGGAGGAGTATCTGATCCGCGAAGCGCTCGAGCGCAACGATTGGAACCAGACCCGTGCCGCCAGGTTCCTGCGGATCACGCGGAACACCCTGATCTATCGAATGCAGAAGTATCGGTTGTCGTCGAGAGAACACTCGAGAGCAGCCGGCGCACTCCAGGAATCGCGTTAG